In Dioscorea cayenensis subsp. rotundata cultivar TDr96_F1 chromosome 11, TDr96_F1_v2_PseudoChromosome.rev07_lg8_w22 25.fasta, whole genome shotgun sequence, a single genomic region encodes these proteins:
- the LOC120272668 gene encoding uncharacterized protein LOC120272668: MKPSSLQTLKAPIRSKPKENSHSHSQSKRSDSNPIEATKPPKIVAKSLASTFSTISDEMTADPSKPTAPVTDPDILAADPLEASIIAAADNKKEPIAMDTPALNPEEEIGSSEVVKEVTIVEEVGGKQGWSSDPVTLMNLSIWIVFILTLAVTAVGWLLWWSAEWEEECCSVLHPT; the protein is encoded by the exons ATGAAACCCTCGTCTCTCCAAACCCTCAAGGCCCCGATCCGATCCAAACCGAAGGAGaattcccattcccattcccaatCGAAGCGATCCGATTCCAATCCAATCGAAGCAACAAAGCCCCCAAAG ATCGTCGCCAAAAGCCTCGCCTCCACCTTCTCCACCATCTCCGACGAGATGACCGCCGATCCATCAAAACCCACCGCCCCCGTCACCGATCCGGATATACTCGCTGCGGATCCACTCGAG GCCTCGATCATCGCTGCAGCTGATAACAAGAAAGAACCGATCGCAATGGATACGCCGGCGCTGAATCCCGAAGAAGAGATCGGGAGTTCTGAGGTAGTGAAGGAGGTCACGATCGTCGAAGAGGTTGGAGGGAAACAGGGCTGGTCTTCAGATCCGGTGACCTTGATGAATCTGAGCATCTGGATCGTTTTCATACTAACTTTGGCTGTGACGGCGGTGGGCTGGTTGCTCTGGTGGAGTGCTGAATGGGAAGAGGAATGCTGCTCCGTTTTGCACCCAACTTGA